A window of Massilia sp. NR 4-1 genomic DNA:
GGCCCTGAACACGCCGCCGGAACGCGCCTCGGCGCGCATCTTCCTGAATGTGCTGCGCGACAGCCTGGGCGCGCGCCGCGCCGCCTCCGACATGCTGCTGCCGCGCGCCGACCTGTCCGCCTTGTTCCCGCAAGCGGCCGCGCGCTATGTCGAGGCGCATGGCGGCAGCGTGCGCAGCGGCGCCAAGGTCGCCGCCCTCCGTCCCGGCGAGACAGCCCAAGGGCAGCAGTGGGCGCTGGAAGCCAACGGTTCGGCCGTGGGCGGCAACTGGACCGCCTGGTTCGACGGTGTGGTGCTGGCCTGCGCGCCGGGCGCCTCGGCCGTCCTGCTCAACCAGCTGCCCGCTGCCGCCGAGCTGACGGCCCAGCTCACCGCTTTCGAAGCGGAAGCCATCACCACCTGCTATCTGCAATACAGCCCGGCTACCCGCCTGGACCTGCCTTTTTATGCCCTGGCCGAGGACGTGCACAATCACGCCTGGGGCCAGTTCGTCTTCGACCGCGGCCAGCTTGACGCCAGCCAGGCCGGCCTGCTGGCCGTCGTCATCAGCGCCTCGGCCGAGGTGGCGGCCCAGGGCCAGGATTTGCTGGCCGAGGCGGTCGCCGTCCAGCTGGCGGTGGCCTTCCAGCGCCCCGAGCTGGGCCGGCCCGAGTGGTTCAAGCTGATCACCGAGAAGCGCGCCACCTATGCCTGCACGCCCGGCCTGCAGCGTCCGGCCAATGCCACCGCCCTGCCGGGACTGGCGCTGGCCGGCGATTACACGGCCGGCGACTACCCCGCCACTCTGGAAATGGCGGTGCGCAGCGGCGTGGCGGCCGCCAGATTGCTGGTCAAGGGCGGCTGAAGGGCAGCCCAGCATGTTCCGGCTATCCCCCGAATATGTCGCCTGCGCCGTCAATTTTGCAGCCTGTCGCACACCGATGGCCCCGCAGCGCCCCATTGCGTACAGTTTCATCATAGATAAAACGCTTTGGGGAATGAAAATGAAAACAGGTATTAGCACGCTCGTGGTCCTACTGCTGGTCATCGCCAGCACGGTGGCGATCGTGGAATTTGAGGAATTAACCAGCGCGCCGGGCGTGACCCTGGTCCAGACCGCGGCGCTGATCAATTAAGCGGGAGCGAGGATGAGCAAGTCGGACTACCTGAGCGCGCTCAGCAAGGCCCTGGCGGGACTGCCGCCGGACACGGTCGCCAAGACCCTGGCCTACTACGAGCAGCGTTTCATCGACGGCCTGGCGGTGGGCCGCAGCGAAGCCGAAATCGCTCAGGAACTCGACGAACCGCGCAAGATCGCCATGACCTTGCGCGCCAACGCCCACCTGCACGCTTTTGAAGAGAAACGCAGCCCGGCCAATCTGGCGCGCATGGCCATGTCCTTCCTTGGCCTGGCGGTGTTCAATCTGTTCATGGTGGTGCCGGCCGTGGTTTACAGCTCCATGCTGATGGCGCTGTACGCCACAGCCTTTGCCTTTTACCTCAGCGGCATCGCCATCACGGCCAGCGGTCTGGCCGGCGCCAATGAACTGGTGCTGAACGGCCCGCTGCGCCACCTGGTGGTGTTCGACGACGACGAGGACCGCAGCATGCAGACCCGCGTCTCCATCGGCGCCGACGGCTTGCAAGTGCAGCAGGAACCCTCGCCCGCCCTGCAGGCGGCGCTGGACGGCGAAACCAGCCGCTCCGGCCGGCTGATGGAAAAAGCCGAAGCCGTGGCCGAAAGCGGGGTGCGCATCTCGACCGACCTGGATGCCGAATCGCGCACGGCGCAAACGGCCATCGGCGTCAGCCTGATCCTGGGCGGCATCCTGCTTTGCCTGCTCAGCATCGTGGTGACGCGCTACACCGTGATCGGCATCCGCCGGTACATCGAAATGAATTTCTCCCTGTTGCGGGGCCGTTGAAGCGGAGCCAATGATGCGTGGACTGTTTAAAGTAGGCCTCAGCCTTCTGCTGCTGGCGATCGTACTGACCGGTGTTTCCTACAGCGTGCTGCGGGCGCAGGGCATCGCCAACCCATCCAGCGCCGCCGGCCGCTCGGCCGCCAGCGAAGAACGCAAGGTAAGCGCGACCACCACCATGGTGGAGCTGAGCGGACCGATCGACCTTACCCTGCGCCAGGGCAGCAAACCGCTGCTGATCGTGCGCGGCGAGCAGCGCATGCTGGGCAATGTGGATACCGAACAGGACGGCACCACCCTGCACATCGGCATCAAGGGCATGCTGCTGCACCACCGCCGTCCGCTGCAGGTGGAGCTGGTGCTGCCTTCGCTGAAGGAGCTGGAAGTGCATGGCAGCGGCGACAGCAGCGTGACGGGCTTCAGCGGCGACACCCTGTCGCTGCAGCTGCACGGCTCGGGCAATGTGAGCTTCAATGGCCGCTACCGCGAAGTCGAAGCGGGCGTGCATGGCAGCGGCGACCTGAATCTGAACACCGGCAGCAGCGAGAAGGTGGAATTGCAGATGGTCGGCTCCGGCCAGATCAAATCCAGCGGCAGCTGCCGCGAACTGAGCGCCGAACTGACCGGGTCAGGCGACCTGGATGCGCGCCACCTGGCCTCGGACAAGGTCAGCGTCCACCTCAAGGGCTCGGGCACCACGCAAGTCTTTGCACGCCACTCGGCCGAGCTGGTGCTGCGCGGCAGCGGCGACATCAGCGTGTTCGGCAACCCGGACATGCGCAATGTGAACCGCACCGGCTCGGGCGAGGTCAACTGGGAGCACTAAGCCTGGGCCTGCCCTAACCAGGCCAGCGCATCCTTACCCGCCTGCTGGCCGCTGGCGAAACAGGCGGTCAGCAGGTAGCCGCCAGTGGGCGCCTCCCAATCCAGCATCTCGCCGGCCACGAAGACGCCGGGCAGCGCCTGCAGCATGGTGCTGTGCAGCGCCTCGAAGCGCACCCCGCCGGCGCTGCTGATTGCCTCATCGATGGGGCGCGGCGCCTGCAAACGTAGCGGCAATGCCTTCAGCGCCTGCGCCAGGCGCTCGGGATTCCCATATTCTTCCTTGCTCAGGCATTCGTGCAGCAAGCCGGCTTTCACGCCCTTGATGCCTAAACGGCCGTGCAGATGGCTGGCCATGGAGCGCGAACCGCGCGGATGCAGCACTTCGGCCAGCACGCGCTCGGGCGACAGGTCGGGCAGCAGGTCGAGTTCCAGCAAGGCGCTGCCATCGCGCTCGATCTGCTCGCGCATGGCGGCCGACACGGCGTAAATCAGGCTGCCTTCGACGCCGCCGGCGGTGACCACGAACTGGCCCTGTTTGCGCTGCGGCCGGCCTTCGATGTCGCGGTACAGGACCGCCACCGTGGTCAGCGGCTCGCCCGCATATTTGGCGCTGAAAAATTCCGTCCAGCCCACATCGAAACCGCAGTTGGCGGGCCGCAGCGGCGCGACCGGCACGCCCTGCTGCGCCAGCAGCGGCAGCCAGGCGCCATCCGATCCCAGCCGCGCCCAGCTCGCCCCGCCCAGGGCCAGCACCACAGCGTCGGCCTGGACTGCCTGTTCGCCCTGCGGCGTGGCAAAGCGCAGCGCGGCGCGCCCTTCGGTCCAGCCCAGCCAGCGATGGCGCTGGTGGAAATGCACGCCGCTGTCGCGCAGGCGGTGCAGCCAGGCGCGCAGCAGCGGCGCGGCCTTCATCTCGGTCGGAAACACGCGGCCGGAGGAGCCGACAAAAGTCTCGATGCCCAGCCCGTGCACCAATGCGCGCACCTGCTCCGGCCCGAAAGCGTCCAGCATCGGGCGCAGCACCTCGGCGCGGCGGCCGTAGCGCGTAATGAACTGGACGTAAGGCTCGGCATGGGTGATATTCATGCCGCCCTTCCCGGCCAGCAGGAATTTGCGGCCGACCGAGGGCATGGCGTCGTAGACATCGACGGCGTGGCCGGCGGCGGCCAGGGTCTGGGCGGCCATCAGGCCGGCCGGGCCGCCGCCGATGACGGCCACGCGTGTGCGGGTAAGTGCGGGACTATTCATAAGGTGCAGCATTGTAGTCGAAAACAGCGCCTGGCCGGCCCCGCGCCGGCCAGGCGCTGGCTTAAGCTCAGGCGGCCAGTGGCAGCAGTCCGGCAAACCGGCCCGCCGGCGCCGCGCCATGCCCGCGGCACGGCGCCAGCATGCCTGCGAATTCCTCGGGCGGCATGGGGCGGGCGAAGTAGAAGCCCTGCACATCGTCGCAGCCCCAGGCGCGCAAGGCGGCGGCCTGCGCCGCGTCTTCCACGCCTTCGGCGATCACGCTCAGCTGCAGATTATGCGCCAGAT
This region includes:
- a CDS encoding DUF1700 domain-containing protein, with amino-acid sequence MSKSDYLSALSKALAGLPPDTVAKTLAYYEQRFIDGLAVGRSEAEIAQELDEPRKIAMTLRANAHLHAFEEKRSPANLARMAMSFLGLAVFNLFMVVPAVVYSSMLMALYATAFAFYLSGIAITASGLAGANELVLNGPLRHLVVFDDDEDRSMQTRVSIGADGLQVQQEPSPALQAALDGETSRSGRLMEKAEAVAESGVRISTDLDAESRTAQTAIGVSLILGGILLCLLSIVVTRYTVIGIRRYIEMNFSLLRGR
- a CDS encoding head GIN domain-containing protein produces the protein MMRGLFKVGLSLLLLAIVLTGVSYSVLRAQGIANPSSAAGRSAASEERKVSATTTMVELSGPIDLTLRQGSKPLLIVRGEQRMLGNVDTEQDGTTLHIGIKGMLLHHRRPLQVELVLPSLKELEVHGSGDSSVTGFSGDTLSLQLHGSGNVSFNGRYREVEAGVHGSGDLNLNTGSSEKVELQMVGSGQIKSSGSCRELSAELTGSGDLDARHLASDKVSVHLKGSGTTQVFARHSAELVLRGSGDISVFGNPDMRNVNRTGSGEVNWEH
- a CDS encoding TIGR03862 family flavoprotein — translated: MNSPALTRTRVAVIGGGPAGLMAAQTLAAAGHAVDVYDAMPSVGRKFLLAGKGGMNITHAEPYVQFITRYGRRAEVLRPMLDAFGPEQVRALVHGLGIETFVGSSGRVFPTEMKAAPLLRAWLHRLRDSGVHFHQRHRWLGWTEGRAALRFATPQGEQAVQADAVVLALGGASWARLGSDGAWLPLLAQQGVPVAPLRPANCGFDVGWTEFFSAKYAGEPLTTVAVLYRDIEGRPQRKQGQFVVTAGGVEGSLIYAVSAAMREQIERDGSALLELDLLPDLSPERVLAEVLHPRGSRSMASHLHGRLGIKGVKAGLLHECLSKEEYGNPERLAQALKALPLRLQAPRPIDEAISSAGGVRFEALHSTMLQALPGVFVAGEMLDWEAPTGGYLLTACFASGQQAGKDALAWLGQAQA
- the hpnE gene encoding hydroxysqualene dehydroxylase HpnE, producing MAKPRRKTVAVVGGGWAGCAAAMELARAGVQVTLFEAGRILGGRARRVATDRRELDNGQHILLGAYSETLRLMKLAGVDSAKALLRVPLQMRYPAESDGMDFLAPSLPLPAPLHLLAALLRARGLQREDKLALARFSTTARWMGWRLDADCSVSELLERFDQTPRLIRLMWRPLCLAALNTPPERASARIFLNVLRDSLGARRAASDMLLPRADLSALFPQAAARYVEAHGGSVRSGAKVAALRPGETAQGQQWALEANGSAVGGNWTAWFDGVVLACAPGASAVLLNQLPAAAELTAQLTAFEAEAITTCYLQYSPATRLDLPFYALAEDVHNHAWGQFVFDRGQLDASQAGLLAVVISASAEVAAQGQDLLAEAVAVQLAVAFQRPELGRPEWFKLITEKRATYACTPGLQRPANATALPGLALAGDYTAGDYPATLEMAVRSGVAAARLLVKGG